The following proteins come from a genomic window of Malus sylvestris chromosome 4, drMalSylv7.2, whole genome shotgun sequence:
- the LOC126617876 gene encoding laccase-7-like: MARLAFVLACVLALLASSVASGAIVEHSFNVNNLTVSRLCQNQSITVVNGSYPGPAIYARDGDTLIVHVLNQSPYNISIHWHGIFQLLSPWADGPVYVTQCPIRPGQSYTYKFNITGQEGTLWWHAHISWLRATVHGALIIHPKAGRSFPFLKPAKEVPILLGEWYNGNVVDIEEEGLSKGIAPNISNAYTINGLPGDLYDCSQNQTYQLSVVRGKTYLLRLINAGLNTQLFFKIANHNMTVVAIDATYTTPYITDVVVTGPGQTTDVLVKFNQPIGSYYMAATPYASASDTIDFDNSTTRGIIVYKSSNSSTPIMPSMPNPHDTPLAHKFLTNLTSLAKGPQRVPVPLKVDEHMFVTIGVNLEMCPENATCQGLFNNRLSASMNNESFVLPSNTSMLEAQFHNVSGVYTRDFPDEPPFKFDYTDTNISLDLSLIYAPKSTKVKTLKFNSTVEMVLQNIAFLAIENHPMHLHGFNFHVLAQGFGNYDPINDPKKFNLVNPQIRNTIGVPVGGWAVIRFQANNPGIWYMHCHLDVHLPWGLGMAFEVENGPTPESTLPPPPLDLPKC, from the exons ATGGCACGCTTAGCCTTTGTGCTAGCTTGTGTTCTAGCTCTATTAGCTTCCTCAGTAGCCTCTGGTGCAATTGTTGAGCATTCTTTTAAT GTGAACAACCTGACTGTTAGTCGACTATGTCAGAATCAATCAATTACTGTAGTAAATGGAAGTTATCCAGGACCAGCCATATATGCACGAGATGGAGACACACTTATTGTCCACGTTTTAAACCAATCGCCCTATAACATTAGTATTCACTG GCATGGAATCTTTCAGCTTCTGAGTCCATGGGCGGATGGACCTGTATATGTAACTCAATGCCCTATACGCCCCGGACAAAGCTATACTTACAAATTTAATATCACCGGACAAGAAGGCACCCTTTGGTGGCATGCGCACATTTCGTGGCTCCGCGCAACCGTCCACGGAGCGCTCATAATCCACCCGAAAGCTGGTCGATCCTTCCCCTTCCTCAAGCCTGCCAAAGAAGTTCCCATCTTATTAG GAGAGTGGTACAATGGCAATGTGGTCGACATTGAGGAAGAAGGCCTATCTAAAGGAATTGCTCCTAACATTTCAAATGCTTACACCATCAATGGACTTCCCGGCGATCTCTACGACTGCTCTCAAAATC AAACATATCAGCTAAGTGTGGTGAGAGGAAAGACCTACTTGCTTCGCCTAATCAACGCTGGACTCAATACCCAGCTCTTCTTCAAGATAGCCAATCACAATATGACAGTTGTCGCCATCGATGCCACCTACACCACTCCTTACATCACCGACGTGGTGGTAACCGGACCTGGTCAGACCACCGACGTTCTTGTCAAATTCAATCAACCTATTGGATCTTATTACATGGCCGCCACTCCATACGCTAGCGCTAGTGACACCATCGACTTTGATAACTCGACCACCAGAGGCATCATCGTCTATAAGAGCTCCAATTCATCAACCCCCATTATGCCTTCAATGCCCAACCCTCACGACACGCCATTGGCCCACAAGTTCCTCACCAATCTCACCAGCCTCGCCAAAGGGCCCCAACGGGTCCCAGTCCCACTCAAGGTGGATGAGCACATGTTCGTGACAATTGGCGTCAACTTGGAGATGTGTCCAGAAAACGCCACGTGTCAGGGCCTATTCAATAACCGACTGTCCGCAAGCATGAACAACGAGTCATTCGTGCTCCCAAGCAATACATCCATGCTGGAAGCACAATTTCACAATGTGAGCGGGGTTTACACTAGAGACTTTCCTGACGAGCCTCCATTCAAATTTGACTACACGGACACAAACATCAGCCTCGACCTATCATTGATATACGCACCAAAATCAACCAAGGTCAAGACACTGAAGTTCAATTCGACGGTGGAGATGGTGCTTCAGAACATAGCATTTTTGGCCATCGAGAACCACCCAATGCATCTCCACGGCTTCAATTTCCACGTGTTGGCACAAGGGTTTGGAAATTACGACCCGATTAATGACCCCAAAAAATTTAACTTAGTTAATCCGCAAATACGTAACACAATTGGTGTGCCAGTCGGAGGATGGGCTGTGATCAGGTTTCAAGCAAATAATCCTG GTATCTGGTACATGCACTGTCATTTGGACGTTCATCTGCCATGGGGGCTGGGAATGGCTTTTGAGGTTGAAAATGGACCAACACCAGAATCTACTTTGCCTCCGCCACCACTTGATTTGCCTAAATGTTAG